In Oryzihumus leptocrescens, the following are encoded in one genomic region:
- a CDS encoding alpha/beta hydrolase codes for MKRLPTLIVSALAALALNATPAVAHSLSEDTDSLPSMTGQPAGQVIMADHRGQGRVIEAFGDIDHADHVVVLVPGVGWNAAALLDESEATRRHPAVQARGILAEARKLDPHSRTAVVVWLDYDAPSTVDLDAAESTRAIQGAPRLAAFVNMEAKRADVSVVCHSYGAVVCAHAASRMNARDIVAVGAPGMDVSTVGQLHSRGRVWAGTAPDDPISMVPHTTIGDLGHGADPTDPGFGARHLPTGTSHGHNGYFTPGTLSLVNIARIALGRFDLVGDR; via the coding sequence GTGAAACGCCTGCCCACCCTGATCGTCTCTGCCCTGGCCGCGCTCGCGCTCAACGCGACGCCGGCTGTCGCCCACAGCCTGTCCGAGGACACGGACTCGCTGCCGTCGATGACCGGCCAGCCAGCCGGCCAGGTGATCATGGCCGACCACCGCGGGCAGGGGCGAGTGATCGAGGCGTTCGGGGACATCGACCACGCCGACCACGTCGTCGTGCTGGTGCCCGGGGTCGGCTGGAACGCCGCCGCGCTGCTCGACGAGTCCGAGGCCACCCGTCGGCACCCGGCCGTGCAGGCACGGGGCATCCTCGCCGAGGCCAGGAAGCTCGACCCGCACAGCCGCACGGCCGTGGTCGTGTGGCTGGACTACGACGCCCCGTCGACCGTCGACCTCGACGCGGCCGAGTCGACCCGCGCCATCCAGGGCGCGCCCCGGCTGGCCGCCTTCGTCAACATGGAGGCCAAGCGGGCCGACGTGAGCGTGGTGTGCCACAGCTACGGCGCCGTCGTCTGCGCCCACGCCGCCTCCCGGATGAACGCCCGCGACATCGTCGCCGTCGGCGCCCCCGGCATGGACGTCTCCACCGTCGGTCAGCTGCACTCCCGCGGCCGGGTCTGGGCCGGCACCGCGCCGGACGACCCGATCTCGATGGTTCCGCACACCACGATCGGCGACCTCGGCCACGGTGCCGACCCGACCGACCCCGGCTTCGGCGCCCGGCACCTGCCGACCGGCACCTCGCACGGCCACAACGGCTACTTCACGCCGGGGACGCTGTCCCTGGTCAACATCGCCCGTATCGCCCTGGGCCGCTTCGACCTGGTCGGCGACCGCTGA
- the gvpJ gene encoding gas vesicle protein GvpJ, with translation MTVATTSPRNQGGYLSRPSPSGLADVLDIILDKGIVIDAYVRVSLVGIEILTIDARIVIASVDTYLRFAEATNRLDLYQQGGQTLPELVEDMGSSAASAKTKGVISGAKKAITGGDGEEERPRRRSSSSSSSRTRRRAEQE, from the coding sequence ATGACCGTCGCGACCACATCTCCCCGAAACCAGGGCGGCTACCTCAGCCGGCCCTCCCCCAGCGGCCTCGCCGACGTCCTTGACATCATCCTCGACAAGGGGATCGTCATCGACGCCTACGTGCGTGTCTCGCTGGTCGGCATCGAGATCCTGACCATCGACGCCCGCATCGTCATCGCCAGCGTCGACACCTACCTGCGCTTCGCCGAAGCCACCAACCGCCTCGACCTCTACCAGCAGGGCGGCCAGACCCTCCCCGAGCTCGTCGAGGACATGGGCTCGAGCGCTGCCAGCGCGAAGACCAAGGGCGTCATCTCCGGCGCAAAGAAGGCCATCACCGGAGGCGACGGCGAGGAGGAGCGGCCGCGCCGGCGCAGCTCCAGCAGCTCCAGCTCGCGCACCCGTCGCCGGGCGGAGCAGGAATGA
- a CDS encoding histone protein yields the protein MDNTTRTATAIAAGYLLGRTKKMRLAITVAGLMAGKRLDASPSELLRRGGELAKSSPELAKLTEQVRGKLFDAAKDAAVVAASSRLNRVSDSLRDRSDGLRGVLPAGQGEEEPEEWDEEEEWDEEEPEEGEEEPEAELEEGEAEEEPEEEEEEPEEEAEEPEEVTAKRSSRAGGRRPGRPRRRAEETARPARREARKASAPAKKASAPAKKASTPAKKASRPAAKSTTGAARKAADSGQRAAGAAKKTAAKKGAAKKTAAKKTAAKKTAAKKTAAKKTASSSRSSGR from the coding sequence GTGGACAACACAACCCGAACAGCAACCGCAATCGCGGCCGGCTACCTGCTGGGCCGGACGAAGAAGATGAGGCTGGCCATCACCGTGGCCGGCCTGATGGCCGGCAAACGTCTGGACGCCAGCCCATCCGAGCTCCTGCGCCGTGGTGGCGAGCTGGCCAAGTCGTCTCCCGAGCTGGCGAAGCTGACCGAGCAGGTCCGCGGGAAGCTCTTCGACGCCGCCAAGGACGCCGCAGTCGTCGCGGCCAGCAGCCGGCTCAACCGCGTCAGCGACAGCCTGCGGGACCGCAGCGACGGACTGCGTGGCGTGCTCCCGGCCGGTCAGGGCGAGGAGGAGCCGGAGGAGTGGGACGAGGAAGAGGAGTGGGACGAGGAAGAGCCTGAGGAGGGCGAGGAGGAGCCGGAAGCGGAGCTCGAGGAGGGCGAAGCGGAGGAGGAGCCCGAAGAGGAAGAGGAAGAGCCCGAGGAGGAGGCCGAAGAGCCCGAGGAGGTGACCGCCAAACGGTCTTCGAGGGCCGGTGGGCGCCGCCCAGGACGGCCACGCCGCAGGGCTGAGGAGACGGCTCGCCCGGCGCGGCGCGAAGCCAGGAAGGCCTCCGCCCCGGCGAAGAAGGCTTCCGCCCCGGCGAAGAAGGCCTCCACCCCGGCAAAGAAGGCCTCGCGACCTGCCGCCAAGAGCACCACGGGAGCGGCCCGCAAGGCTGCCGACAGTGGCCAACGTGCGGCCGGCGCTGCGAAGAAGACCGCGGCGAAGAAGGGTGCGGCCAAGAAGACCGCAGCGAAGAAGACGGCGGCCAAGAAGACGGCGGCGAAGAAGACGGCGGCGAAGAAGACCGCGTCCTCGAGCCGGTCGTCGGGTAGGTGA
- a CDS encoding gas vesicle protein: MTTTLARSEPASTPVLGNVTLVDLLDRLIGTGVVIAGEVTISMAGVDLVQVSLRALVATASAALEEAGHD; this comes from the coding sequence ATGACGACCACGCTGGCGCGCTCGGAGCCCGCGTCGACGCCGGTGCTCGGCAATGTGACCCTGGTCGACCTGCTCGACCGGCTGATCGGCACCGGCGTCGTGATCGCCGGTGAGGTCACGATCTCGATGGCCGGGGTGGACCTGGTGCAGGTGAGCCTGCGCGCCCTCGTGGCCACGGCGAGCGCGGCGCTGGAGGAGGCGGGACATGACTGA
- a CDS encoding PLDc N-terminal domain-containing protein produces MDAGPVVVGVAAVAFWGYCLWDFTRTDERDMRTFTRPVWVVVLVLGSTVGALLWFFAGRPQPPRR; encoded by the coding sequence GTGGACGCTGGGCCGGTGGTCGTGGGAGTGGCGGCCGTCGCGTTCTGGGGCTACTGCCTGTGGGACTTCACCCGCACCGACGAGCGCGACATGAGGACCTTCACCCGGCCCGTGTGGGTGGTCGTCCTGGTGCTGGGCAGCACGGTGGGCGCCCTGCTGTGGTTCTTCGCCGGGCGACCGCAGCCGCCGCGTCGCTGA
- a CDS encoding gas vesicle protein K, with protein sequence MTERALLGPRLDTDADSVERDLVRLVLTVVELIRQLMERQALRRVEHGDLTDEQTEALGLGLMRLEEAMRELRERFGLSAADLNLDLGPLGTLLPE encoded by the coding sequence ATGACTGAGCGCGCGCTGCTCGGCCCCCGGCTGGACACCGACGCCGACTCGGTCGAGCGCGACCTCGTGCGCCTGGTGCTGACGGTGGTGGAGCTCATCCGCCAGCTCATGGAGCGACAGGCGCTGCGTCGGGTCGAGCACGGCGATCTGACCGACGAGCAGACCGAGGCCCTCGGGCTGGGTCTGATGCGGCTCGAGGAGGCCATGCGGGAGCTGCGGGAGCGCTTCGGCCTGAGCGCGGCCGACCTCAACCTCGACCTCGGTCCGCTCGGGACGCTCCTGCCGGAGTAG
- a CDS encoding GvpL/GvpF family gas vesicle protein has translation MTRTAPPAPTVETGTERYVYGVVRADDGSDAVTDLAGATGEVVAVVVHGELAAVVEAIPDAEAVPAARFVRAHARVLDAVAARCSVLPLRFGTVVASDEAVVEELLAPDRDHLVDALEQLDGHVQLLLRARYVLDTVLAEVVAEHPQVRALRARTRDLPDDAAMPERVRLGELVSQAIETKRAADREAMLAALQPHARRWSVRPSGGLDGLLDLAVLVDEHGVADFEAHAQAAAAQMAGRADLELIGPMAPYDFASDGV, from the coding sequence ATGACGCGCACAGCACCGCCCGCCCCCACCGTCGAGACCGGAACGGAGCGGTACGTCTACGGCGTGGTCCGCGCCGACGACGGGTCAGACGCCGTGACCGACCTCGCCGGTGCCACCGGCGAGGTGGTCGCGGTGGTCGTGCACGGGGAGCTCGCCGCAGTGGTGGAGGCCATCCCGGACGCCGAGGCCGTCCCTGCGGCCCGGTTCGTGCGGGCGCACGCACGGGTGCTCGACGCCGTGGCCGCGCGATGCTCCGTGCTGCCCTTGCGTTTCGGCACCGTCGTGGCGTCCGACGAGGCCGTCGTCGAGGAGCTGCTCGCGCCTGACCGGGACCACCTTGTCGACGCGCTGGAACAGCTCGACGGACACGTCCAGCTGCTCCTGCGGGCGCGCTACGTCCTCGACACCGTGCTGGCCGAGGTCGTCGCGGAGCACCCGCAGGTGCGCGCGCTGCGCGCCCGCACCCGTGACCTCCCGGACGACGCCGCCATGCCCGAGCGGGTCCGCCTCGGCGAGCTCGTCTCCCAGGCGATCGAGACCAAGCGTGCCGCCGACCGCGAGGCCATGCTGGCTGCGCTGCAGCCCCACGCGCGGCGGTGGTCGGTCCGGCCCTCCGGCGGCCTCGACGGGCTGCTCGACCTGGCCGTGCTCGTGGACGAGCACGGTGTCGCCGACTTCGAGGCGCATGCGCAGGCCGCGGCAGCGCAGATGGCCGGGCGGGCGGACCTCGAGCTGATCGGTCCGATGGCGCCCTACGACTTCGCGTCGGACGGGGTATGA
- the gvpO gene encoding gas vesicle protein GvpO produces the protein MPTQRRSASSPRATSRSTEGEAPSGTRGAEKTATTKKATAKKSTTKSAARKSGTKKAAARSAPPEGRTGSTARARPDQASSRERDQEREQPRTQEREPERRSSRPSAREVATMVADELEDLTGKEPESIVRLGRDDDGWVVGIEVVESRRIPDSTDILAVYEVHADDDGSLRSYERTRRYTRGRTVDE, from the coding sequence GTGCCGACACAACGCAGGAGCGCCAGCTCACCACGGGCCACATCACGGTCGACCGAGGGCGAAGCGCCGTCCGGCACCCGCGGCGCGGAGAAGACCGCGACGACGAAGAAGGCAACCGCGAAGAAGTCCACGACGAAGTCTGCCGCCAGGAAGTCGGGCACGAAGAAGGCGGCCGCCCGGTCGGCGCCGCCCGAGGGCAGGACGGGCTCGACCGCGCGGGCGCGGCCGGACCAGGCGTCCAGCCGCGAGCGCGACCAGGAACGCGAGCAGCCGCGCACCCAGGAGCGGGAGCCGGAGCGCCGGAGCTCCCGCCCGTCGGCGCGGGAGGTGGCCACGATGGTCGCCGACGAGCTGGAGGACCTCACCGGCAAGGAGCCGGAGAGCATCGTCCGGCTCGGGCGCGACGACGACGGCTGGGTCGTCGGGATCGAGGTGGTCGAGAGCCGGCGGATCCCCGACTCGACGGACATCCTGGCCGTCTACGAGGTCCACGCCGATGATGACGGGTCGCTGCGCAGCTACGAGCGCACCCGGCGCTACACCCGGGGGCGGACCGTCGATGAGTGA
- a CDS encoding GvpL/GvpF family gas vesicle protein yields the protein MTEQGVYLYAICRPQDAAGLAGSPGVEGSQVRVLDVGELSAVVSSVPLTEFGEEGLRRNLEDLRWVEAVARCHNAVVAECFRRGPVAPVSLATVCFDDDAVVSRVRTWRAQVLEALARVDGCTELGVKVYQRQDEQSGLKEPVPTTSSGVGAGAAYLQKLKADAQQRESRSQTLSAAVEQVHHRLSGDAVASRRHPVQDPRLSGHAGQMVLNGAYLVAAEEVERFRGHVADVAADHPDLELVLTGPWPPYSFVTLEAS from the coding sequence ATGACTGAGCAGGGCGTCTACCTCTACGCCATCTGCCGGCCGCAGGACGCCGCCGGCCTGGCCGGGTCCCCCGGCGTCGAGGGCAGCCAGGTGCGGGTGCTCGACGTCGGCGAGCTCAGCGCCGTCGTCAGCTCGGTCCCGCTCACGGAGTTCGGCGAGGAGGGGCTGCGGCGCAACCTCGAGGACCTGCGGTGGGTCGAGGCGGTCGCACGTTGCCACAACGCCGTCGTGGCCGAGTGCTTCCGCAGGGGTCCCGTCGCCCCGGTCAGCCTTGCGACGGTCTGCTTCGACGACGACGCCGTCGTCAGCCGGGTGAGGACCTGGCGGGCGCAGGTGCTCGAGGCCCTGGCACGCGTCGACGGGTGCACCGAGCTCGGCGTCAAGGTCTACCAGCGCCAGGACGAGCAGTCCGGCCTGAAGGAACCGGTGCCGACCACGTCGTCCGGTGTGGGCGCGGGCGCGGCATACCTGCAGAAGCTGAAGGCTGACGCGCAGCAACGCGAGTCCCGGTCGCAGACCCTGAGCGCGGCGGTGGAGCAGGTGCACCACCGGCTGTCCGGGGACGCGGTGGCCAGCCGGCGGCACCCGGTGCAGGACCCGCGGCTGTCCGGTCACGCCGGGCAGATGGTCCTCAACGGGGCCTACCTCGTCGCTGCGGAGGAGGTCGAGCGCTTCCGGGGCCACGTCGCCGACGTGGCCGCCGACCACCCCGACCTCGAGCTCGTGCTGACCGGACCGTGGCCGCCGTACTCGTTCGTCACGTTGGAGGCGTCATGA
- a CDS encoding glycoside hydrolase family 31 protein has product MLQTDHYIRFERVDSVEETPRGLLAGLHREQLRVDLVADDVVRVKISRGGVFDVSPTFAVCTDPLSRPVEFRVERDEDRVRVITSSMVVSLWLDPFRLDVHRTDGTPVVETAADEQGRYWAYATLNDSFTLRRRCRQEDAVFGLGEKSGRHNRKGRDFTLWNTDVLNEHETAEFTAGKEPGDPRGDRTSVDFDPFYVSIPFFYHQSYPAGTMAASFVDNGYRGTYEFEAKDEYRISFAGGQYTEYIFAGPDMPAILGDYTWLTGRTAPPPLWALGYHQCRWFDYSQDAVEAIGQRHRDNDIPCDALWLDIEYMDGYRVFTWNKERFPDAPGMLSRLSDEGYRVITIIDPGVKFDPGYEVFDQGLERDVFCKTEGGDTYIGQVWPGNTAFPDFVTEEARAWWGELNAAHVQSGLAGIWNDMNEPATGAIRANAMRFGNGQYSHERYHNQYALLMAMGTTEGLLKAMPEQRTFILSRAGFAGIQRYAANWMGDNFSRWDHLWLGVAMGSGFGISGQAFVGADIGGFAGNSNAELFLRWMQYGTLTPFCRNHSEIGNVDQYAWAFGDAVQDIVREAVKLRYRLLPYIYSAFIRASETGEPVQRPLVFDHQYDATVRDLDDQYLFGTDLLVAPVLEPGATSRQVYLPAGDWHDWHTGEVLGGSRFLVAPTPMDRIPLYARGGAVIPMWAQAPATTKEHHPEVVELHVFVPLADGTHTSRLVEDDGLTFAAREGACYDTTFTLTRSGGAVTVDASVEGQGYPEFARQAFHLVVHGATPSAVTVDGTEVAVTDGSFRIPNTGNGFRASFEA; this is encoded by the coding sequence GTGCTGCAGACCGACCACTACATCCGCTTCGAACGGGTCGACTCGGTGGAGGAGACCCCGCGCGGGCTGCTCGCCGGCCTGCACCGGGAGCAGCTGCGCGTCGACCTGGTCGCCGACGACGTGGTGCGGGTCAAGATCAGCCGTGGCGGGGTGTTCGACGTGTCGCCGACGTTCGCGGTGTGCACCGACCCGCTGTCGCGCCCGGTGGAGTTCCGGGTCGAGCGCGACGAGGACCGGGTCCGGGTCATCACCTCCTCGATGGTGGTCTCCCTGTGGCTCGACCCGTTCCGCCTCGACGTGCACCGCACCGACGGCACCCCCGTCGTGGAGACCGCCGCCGACGAGCAGGGCCGCTACTGGGCCTACGCCACGTTGAACGACTCGTTCACGCTGCGCCGCCGGTGCCGCCAGGAGGACGCGGTCTTCGGCCTGGGCGAGAAGTCGGGCCGGCACAACCGCAAGGGTCGTGACTTCACCCTGTGGAACACCGACGTGCTCAACGAGCACGAGACCGCCGAGTTCACGGCCGGCAAGGAGCCGGGCGACCCGCGCGGCGACCGCACCAGCGTCGACTTCGACCCGTTCTACGTCTCGATCCCGTTCTTCTACCACCAGAGCTACCCGGCCGGGACGATGGCGGCGTCGTTCGTCGACAACGGCTACCGCGGGACCTACGAGTTCGAGGCCAAGGACGAGTACCGCATCAGCTTCGCCGGCGGGCAGTACACCGAGTACATCTTCGCCGGGCCCGACATGCCCGCGATCCTGGGCGACTACACCTGGCTGACGGGGCGCACCGCTCCCCCGCCGCTGTGGGCGCTGGGCTACCACCAGTGCCGCTGGTTCGACTACAGCCAGGACGCCGTCGAGGCCATCGGCCAGCGGCACCGCGACAACGACATCCCCTGCGACGCGCTGTGGCTCGACATCGAGTACATGGACGGCTACCGCGTCTTCACGTGGAACAAGGAGCGCTTCCCCGATGCGCCGGGGATGCTGTCGCGGCTGTCCGACGAGGGCTACCGGGTGATCACGATCATCGACCCCGGAGTGAAGTTCGACCCGGGCTACGAGGTGTTCGACCAGGGCCTGGAGCGGGACGTCTTCTGCAAGACCGAGGGCGGGGACACCTACATCGGCCAGGTCTGGCCGGGCAACACCGCCTTCCCCGACTTCGTCACCGAGGAGGCCCGCGCCTGGTGGGGCGAGCTCAACGCCGCCCACGTGCAGTCCGGCCTGGCCGGCATCTGGAACGACATGAACGAGCCGGCCACCGGGGCGATCCGCGCCAACGCCATGCGGTTCGGCAACGGGCAGTACTCCCACGAGCGCTACCACAACCAGTACGCCCTGCTCATGGCCATGGGCACCACCGAGGGCCTGCTCAAGGCCATGCCGGAGCAGCGCACGTTCATCCTGTCGCGGGCCGGCTTCGCCGGGATCCAGCGCTACGCCGCCAACTGGATGGGCGACAACTTCTCCCGCTGGGACCACCTGTGGCTGGGCGTGGCGATGGGCTCGGGCTTCGGCATCTCCGGGCAGGCATTCGTCGGCGCCGACATCGGCGGCTTCGCCGGCAACTCCAACGCCGAGCTGTTCCTGCGGTGGATGCAGTACGGCACGCTCACGCCGTTCTGCCGCAACCACTCCGAGATCGGCAACGTCGACCAGTACGCCTGGGCGTTCGGCGACGCGGTGCAGGACATCGTCCGGGAAGCGGTCAAGCTGCGCTACCGGCTGCTGCCCTACATCTACTCCGCGTTCATCCGGGCCTCCGAGACCGGTGAGCCGGTGCAGCGCCCGCTGGTCTTCGACCACCAGTACGACGCCACGGTGCGCGACCTGGACGACCAGTACCTCTTCGGCACCGACCTGCTCGTCGCCCCGGTGCTCGAGCCCGGCGCCACCTCGCGGCAGGTCTACCTGCCGGCCGGCGACTGGCACGACTGGCACACCGGTGAGGTCCTGGGCGGGTCGCGCTTCCTCGTCGCCCCGACGCCGATGGACCGCATCCCGCTCTACGCCCGCGGCGGCGCGGTCATCCCGATGTGGGCGCAGGCGCCGGCGACCACCAAGGAGCACCACCCCGAGGTGGTCGAGCTGCACGTGTTCGTGCCGCTGGCCGACGGGACACACACCTCGCGCCTGGTCGAGGACGACGGGCTGACCTTCGCCGCGCGCGAGGGCGCCTGCTACGACACGACCTTCACCCTCACCCGCTCCGGCGGCGCGGTCACGGTCGACGCGTCGGTCGAGGGCCAGGGCTACCCGGAGTTCGCCCGGCAGGCGTTCCACCTCGTCGTCCACGGCGCCACGCCGTCGGCTGTGACGGTCGACGGCACCGAGGTCGCCGTGACCGACGGCAGCTTCCGGATCCCCAACACCGGCAACGGTTTCCGCGCCAGCTTCGAGGCCTGA
- a CDS encoding methyltransferase domain-containing protein, protein MVDDAWRTLADPFVDGAYATVKGQVRTYVLHQQLLRHLPPPPASVLDVGGGAGHQSLPLARLGYDVTILDPSAAMLARAEERVAQEPDDVRSRIRLVRAAGEAAVEATSGRRFTAVLCHGVLMYLSAPEPLLEVLCRCVEPGGMVSVMALNAGTMAVRPALEHRWAEALAGFDATSEVGVLGTPTRGDTVAHLSELLRRGGVDPRAWYGVWLFSDWMDLPLADTDVEAVAAVELQASLRDPYRQLSRVFHLVGTASS, encoded by the coding sequence GTGGTTGACGATGCATGGAGGACGTTGGCGGATCCGTTCGTCGATGGCGCCTATGCCACCGTGAAGGGGCAGGTGCGCACCTATGTCCTGCACCAGCAGCTCCTGAGACACCTGCCGCCCCCGCCGGCCTCGGTGCTGGACGTGGGCGGAGGTGCAGGCCACCAGTCGCTGCCCCTGGCCCGGCTGGGCTACGACGTCACGATCCTGGATCCGTCGGCGGCGATGCTGGCCAGGGCCGAAGAGCGGGTGGCACAGGAGCCCGACGACGTCCGGTCGCGCATCCGGCTGGTCCGAGCCGCGGGCGAGGCCGCGGTCGAGGCCACCAGTGGCCGGCGCTTCACCGCCGTGCTCTGCCACGGCGTCCTGATGTACCTGTCCGCACCCGAGCCCCTGCTCGAGGTCCTGTGCCGCTGTGTCGAGCCCGGTGGGATGGTCTCCGTCATGGCGCTCAACGCCGGGACGATGGCCGTGCGGCCGGCACTCGAGCACCGGTGGGCCGAGGCGCTGGCCGGGTTCGACGCCACCAGCGAGGTCGGGGTGCTCGGCACGCCGACCCGTGGCGACACCGTGGCACACCTCTCGGAGCTGCTGCGCCGTGGCGGAGTCGACCCCCGGGCCTGGTACGGAGTCTGGCTGTTCTCGGACTGGATGGACCTGCCGCTCGCGGACACCGACGTCGAGGCCGTCGCAGCGGTTGAGCTCCAGGCCAGCCTGCGCGACCCGTACCGGCAGCTCAGCCGCGTGTTCCACCTCGTCGGGACCGCCAGCTCCTAG
- a CDS encoding VOC family protein: protein MDWKLEVVIAPVSDVERAREFYVDRLGFRMDNDFAPNEHFRVIQVTPPGSACSIVFGTGLGGGVAPGSLKGTHLVVDDIEKAHAMLQERGIDNSGPQHFLDGQMTPGVEPNRADYGTFIYFDDPDGNTWAVQEVRHHAR from the coding sequence ATGGACTGGAAGCTCGAAGTGGTCATCGCCCCCGTCTCCGACGTCGAGCGCGCGCGGGAGTTCTACGTCGACAGGCTGGGGTTCCGGATGGACAACGACTTCGCCCCCAACGAGCACTTCCGGGTGATCCAGGTGACGCCGCCGGGCTCAGCCTGCTCGATCGTCTTCGGCACCGGGCTCGGCGGCGGCGTCGCGCCCGGGTCGCTCAAGGGCACGCACCTGGTCGTGGACGACATCGAGAAGGCCCACGCGATGCTGCAGGAGCGCGGCATCGACAACAGCGGGCCGCAGCACTTCCTGGACGGGCAGATGACCCCGGGGGTGGAGCCGAACCGCGCCGACTACGGCACGTTCATCTACTTCGACGACCCCGACGGGAACACCTGGGCCGTCCAGGAGGTCAGGCACCACGCCCGCTGA
- a CDS encoding gas vesicle protein has translation MSDQPMTAAPAARNGARRDMGPAIASAPQPANLADILERVLDKGIVIAGDIKVNLLDIELLTVKIRLIVVSVDKASEMGIDWWRSDPTLSSHARELAEENDDLRRRIEALEARDD, from the coding sequence ATGAGTGACCAGCCGATGACCGCAGCGCCGGCCGCCCGCAACGGTGCTCGCCGCGACATGGGGCCGGCCATCGCCAGCGCGCCCCAGCCAGCCAACCTCGCTGACATCCTCGAGCGAGTCCTCGACAAGGGCATCGTGATCGCTGGCGACATCAAGGTGAACCTCCTCGACATCGAGCTGCTCACCGTGAAGATCCGGCTCATCGTGGTCTCGGTCGACAAGGCCTCGGAGATGGGCATCGACTGGTGGCGCAGCGACCCGACCCTCAGCTCCCACGCCCGGGAGCTGGCGGAGGAGAACGACGACCTGCGCCGGCGCATCGAGGCGCTGGAGGCCCGGGATGACTGA
- a CDS encoding SRPBCC family protein codes for MTDTARSASGGAMSGILKQLPMDRLKDEAGNMVKALGDKAVSSAEDRIGGLTDRLTEFTESGGTKSRAVKEGAKAAAEGKSPVMGALKGGAKGLVDKAKEAVTGGGGGGGGKGTKVTNIIEEIDIGLPVRVVYNQWTEFQQFPSYMKKVESVEQIEDEKIKWKAQVWWSHRTWESTILEQVPDSRIVWQSSGQKGYADGAVTFHELAPELTRVLLVLEYHPQGLFERTGNIWRAVGRRTRLEFKHFRRHAMTETILHPDEVEGWRGEIRDGEVVKTHEEALEEEEREQQEGYEGEEEPEGEYDEYEDEEGEEEGEEEEPEEEEGEEEEGPEDEYEEYEDEEGEEEEEPEEEEDEEEEGPEDEYEEYEDEEGEEEEGDEEEPEDEYEEEEPEDEYEEDEEPEDEPPSRASRRRSQSRTARSH; via the coding sequence ATGACGGACACGGCACGGAGTGCGTCGGGCGGGGCGATGAGCGGCATCCTCAAGCAGCTGCCCATGGACCGGCTCAAGGACGAGGCGGGCAACATGGTCAAGGCGCTCGGGGACAAGGCCGTCTCCAGCGCCGAGGACCGGATCGGCGGCCTGACCGACCGGCTCACCGAGTTCACGGAGAGTGGCGGCACCAAGAGCAGGGCCGTCAAGGAGGGCGCCAAGGCCGCGGCGGAGGGCAAGTCCCCGGTGATGGGAGCCCTCAAGGGCGGCGCGAAAGGGCTGGTGGACAAGGCCAAGGAGGCCGTCACCGGCGGCGGTGGCGGTGGCGGCGGCAAGGGCACCAAGGTCACGAACATCATCGAGGAGATCGACATCGGCCTGCCGGTGCGCGTCGTCTACAACCAGTGGACGGAGTTCCAGCAGTTCCCCAGCTACATGAAGAAGGTCGAGTCGGTCGAGCAGATCGAGGACGAGAAGATCAAGTGGAAGGCCCAGGTCTGGTGGTCGCACCGGACGTGGGAGTCCACGATCCTCGAGCAGGTCCCCGACTCGCGGATCGTCTGGCAGTCCTCCGGCCAGAAGGGCTACGCCGACGGCGCGGTCACCTTCCATGAGCTCGCCCCGGAGCTGACCCGTGTGCTGCTGGTGCTCGAGTACCACCCGCAGGGCTTGTTCGAGCGCACCGGCAACATCTGGCGCGCCGTCGGCCGCCGGACCCGCCTGGAGTTCAAGCACTTCCGGCGCCACGCGATGACCGAGACCATCCTGCACCCCGACGAGGTCGAAGGCTGGCGCGGCGAGATCCGCGACGGCGAGGTGGTCAAGACCCACGAGGAGGCCCTCGAGGAGGAGGAGCGCGAGCAGCAGGAGGGCTACGAGGGCGAGGAGGAGCCCGAGGGCGAGTACGACGAGTACGAGGACGAAGAAGGCGAAGAGGAGGGCGAGGAAGAGGAGCCGGAGGAGGAAGAGGGCGAGGAAGAGGAAGGCCCCGAGGACGAGTACGAGGAGTACGAGGACGAAGAGGGCGAGGAGGAAGAAGAGCCGGAGGAGGAAGAGGACGAGGAAGAGGAAGGCCCCGAGGACGAGTACGAGGAGTACGAGGACGAAGAGGGCGAGGAGGAAGAGGGCGACGAAGAAGAGCCCGAGGACGAGTACGAGGAAGAAGAACCCGAGGACGAGTACGAGGAGGACGAGGAGCCCGAAGACGAGCCGCCGTCCCGCGCGTCCCGCCGCCGTAGCCAGTCACGAACAGCCAGGAGTCACTGA
- a CDS encoding gas vesicle protein GvpG produces the protein MTVGLFTGLLTLPLAPVRGTVWVAEQLLAAAEEQYYDPAAIRARLEEIDRLRQEGAMDEEAAQAEEEQLVQRLLEGRRRQEGG, from the coding sequence ATGACGGTGGGCCTGTTCACCGGGCTGCTCACCCTCCCGCTCGCGCCGGTCCGCGGCACGGTGTGGGTGGCCGAGCAGCTGCTGGCCGCGGCCGAGGAGCAGTACTACGACCCGGCCGCCATCCGGGCCCGGCTGGAGGAGATCGACCGCTTGCGCCAGGAAGGCGCCATGGACGAGGAGGCGGCGCAGGCCGAGGAGGAGCAGCTCGTGCAGCGGCTCCTCGAGGGCCGGCGGCGCCAGGAAGGAGGCTGA